One Arthrobacter sp. StoSoilB20 DNA segment encodes these proteins:
- the mshD gene encoding mycothiol synthase, whose amino-acid sequence MSHAHPENWPVLIIAGALDPHLLKDVKTLAAAAEESDGNPPFSEQTLVMLRGADSGDHSVLTLALYAPDEDSDPATGDDLAGVAVVVEAPDSSGVLELAVHPSYRNQGVAGRLLGGLQGKRSLEGLSAWSHGNHEAAAELAARFGYQAVRELWKMRLMSSASVLPDAGLPEGVSLRAFVPGQDEQAWLAANRAAFAHHPEQGSMTLADLEARKAEDWFDPEGFLLAVNAGGELLGFHWTKVHPRQGPHPAIGEVYVVGVTPEAQGLGLGKALTVAGIKHLQDKGLHAVMLYVDADNQAAVALYQKLGFVRWDTDVMYGPLTKN is encoded by the coding sequence ATGAGTCACGCGCACCCGGAAAACTGGCCCGTCCTGATCATCGCCGGCGCCTTGGACCCCCATCTCCTCAAGGACGTCAAGACCCTCGCCGCAGCCGCAGAGGAGTCAGATGGCAACCCGCCCTTCTCTGAGCAGACCCTGGTCATGCTGCGCGGCGCAGATTCCGGGGACCACTCCGTCTTGACCCTGGCACTGTACGCCCCCGACGAGGACTCCGATCCTGCCACCGGCGACGATCTGGCGGGTGTCGCCGTCGTCGTTGAAGCGCCTGACTCCAGCGGTGTCCTGGAACTGGCTGTCCACCCGAGCTACCGCAACCAGGGCGTGGCGGGAAGGCTGCTGGGCGGGTTGCAGGGCAAGCGGAGCCTGGAGGGACTCAGTGCGTGGTCCCACGGGAACCATGAGGCCGCTGCCGAACTCGCCGCCCGATTCGGCTACCAGGCCGTGCGGGAGCTGTGGAAGATGCGGCTCATGTCCTCCGCTTCGGTACTGCCCGATGCCGGCCTACCGGAGGGCGTGTCGCTGCGCGCCTTCGTGCCGGGCCAGGACGAGCAGGCATGGCTGGCAGCGAACCGTGCCGCGTTCGCCCACCACCCCGAGCAGGGTTCGATGACTTTGGCGGACCTCGAAGCCCGGAAGGCCGAAGATTGGTTCGATCCCGAAGGGTTCCTGTTGGCCGTCAATGCCGGCGGCGAGCTCCTGGGCTTCCACTGGACCAAGGTCCATCCCCGGCAGGGACCGCACCCGGCCATCGGCGAAGTGTACGTAGTGGGAGTTACTCCCGAAGCCCAAGGACTGGGACTGGGCAAGGCCCTGACGGTGGCCGGAATCAAGCATCTCCAGGACAAAGGCCTGCACGCCGTCATGCTGTACGTGGACGCCGACAACCAGGCTGCGGTAGCCCTATATCAGAAACTCGGCTTCGTCCGCTGGGATACCGATGTGATGTATGGACCTTTAACCAAAAATTAA
- a CDS encoding RNA degradosome polyphosphate kinase, translated as MQPDPVGTAGSTSKGATLPPRFGSSEVPASRATQDRIDIPEFAPSLEPEGDITPDRFLDRELSWLAFNSRVLELAEDPDLFLLERVNFLSIFASNLDEFFMVRVAGLKRRIATGLAVPSPAGLSPIEVLEQIGEEAHKLQERHARVFAEQIRPALAYEHIHLMHWHELDEDARHRISIMFQEKVFPILTPLAVDPAHPFPYISGLSLNLAVIVSNPISDKELFARVKVPDQLPRLISVDGPRAGAIPGRVARFIALEEVIAVHLDKLFPGMEVLEHHTFRVTRNEDLEVEEDDAENLLQALEKELLRRRFGPPVRLEVTTDINPNIKALLIRELGVEESEVYSVPAPLDLRGLSAISNIDRADLHYPKHVPHTSRYLNESETSKAANVFAAMRRRDILLHHPYDSFSTSVQAFLEQAAADPKVQAIKQTLYRTSGDSPIVDALIDAAEAGKQVLALVEIKARFDEQANISWARKLEQAGVHVVYGIVGLKTHCKLSLVVRQEVDGLRRYCHIGTGNYHPRTARYYEDLGLLTANEQVGEDLSKLFNQLSGYAPKSTFKRLLVAPRSVRAGLVERIETEIRNARAGVPGLVQIKVNSMVDEAIIDALYRASQAGVRVDVVVRGICSLRPGVPGLSENITVRSILGRFLEHSRVFAFGNGGDPVVYIGSADMMHRNLDRRVEALVQLASKEDTATVMDLMSRYVDDNTASWHLDNQGHWTRHHQDGDGNPLLDMQSWLLESRSRQRASARR; from the coding sequence ATGCAGCCGGACCCCGTCGGCACCGCCGGATCCACCTCGAAGGGGGCAACCCTGCCCCCGCGCTTCGGATCCTCGGAAGTGCCGGCCTCGCGGGCCACCCAGGACCGCATCGACATTCCGGAATTCGCGCCGAGCCTTGAGCCCGAAGGCGACATCACCCCGGACCGCTTCCTGGACCGCGAGCTCAGCTGGCTGGCGTTCAACTCCCGCGTGCTTGAACTCGCCGAGGACCCGGACCTGTTCCTGCTGGAACGCGTCAACTTCCTCTCGATCTTTGCCTCAAACCTGGATGAGTTCTTCATGGTCCGGGTGGCAGGCCTCAAGCGCCGTATCGCCACCGGGCTGGCCGTGCCCTCCCCCGCGGGGCTGAGCCCCATCGAGGTACTGGAGCAGATCGGCGAGGAAGCCCACAAGCTGCAGGAACGCCACGCGCGGGTCTTTGCCGAGCAGATCCGTCCGGCACTGGCTTATGAGCACATCCATCTCATGCACTGGCACGAACTTGATGAAGATGCGCGCCACCGGATCAGCATCATGTTCCAGGAGAAGGTCTTCCCCATCCTGACCCCCCTGGCTGTGGACCCGGCACACCCCTTCCCGTACATCTCAGGACTCTCCCTGAACCTTGCAGTGATCGTGAGCAACCCGATCAGCGACAAGGAACTCTTTGCCCGCGTGAAGGTGCCGGACCAGCTCCCGCGCCTGATTTCGGTGGACGGACCCCGGGCCGGTGCCATCCCCGGCCGGGTAGCCCGCTTCATCGCCCTGGAAGAAGTCATCGCCGTCCACCTGGACAAACTCTTCCCAGGCATGGAGGTCCTGGAGCACCACACCTTCCGCGTCACCCGCAACGAGGACCTGGAAGTCGAAGAGGACGACGCCGAGAACCTCCTCCAGGCCCTGGAGAAGGAACTGCTGCGCCGCCGCTTCGGCCCCCCGGTCCGCCTGGAAGTCACCACGGACATCAACCCGAACATCAAGGCGCTGCTGATCCGGGAACTGGGAGTGGAGGAGTCGGAGGTCTACTCCGTGCCGGCACCCCTTGACCTGCGTGGATTGTCGGCGATCAGCAACATCGACCGGGCAGATCTCCACTACCCCAAGCACGTTCCGCACACTTCGCGGTACCTGAACGAATCCGAGACGTCCAAGGCAGCCAACGTCTTTGCGGCCATGCGTCGTCGGGACATCCTGCTCCACCACCCGTACGATTCCTTCTCCACCTCGGTTCAGGCTTTCCTGGAGCAGGCAGCGGCGGATCCCAAGGTGCAGGCGATCAAGCAAACCCTGTACCGGACCTCCGGCGACTCCCCGATTGTGGACGCACTGATCGATGCCGCAGAGGCGGGCAAGCAGGTGCTGGCCCTGGTGGAAATCAAAGCCCGATTCGATGAGCAGGCCAATATTTCCTGGGCACGCAAGCTGGAGCAGGCCGGCGTCCACGTGGTGTACGGCATTGTGGGTTTGAAGACCCACTGCAAGCTGTCGCTGGTGGTCCGCCAGGAAGTGGATGGCTTGCGCCGCTACTGCCACATCGGCACCGGTAACTACCACCCGCGCACAGCCCGGTATTACGAGGACCTTGGCCTGCTGACTGCCAACGAGCAAGTGGGCGAGGACCTTTCCAAGCTGTTCAACCAGCTTTCCGGCTACGCGCCGAAGTCCACCTTCAAGAGGCTGCTCGTTGCTCCGCGTTCGGTCCGTGCGGGCTTGGTGGAGCGGATTGAAACCGAAATCCGCAATGCGCGCGCCGGCGTCCCTGGCCTGGTGCAGATCAAGGTCAATTCCATGGTGGACGAAGCCATCATCGACGCCCTGTACCGCGCTTCGCAGGCCGGCGTGAGAGTTGATGTGGTGGTGCGCGGCATCTGCTCGCTGCGCCCCGGCGTGCCTGGCCTGAGTGAGAACATCACAGTCCGCTCCATCCTGGGGCGTTTCCTTGAGCACTCCCGCGTGTTCGCCTTCGGCAACGGCGGCGATCCCGTGGTGTACATCGGCTCGGCGGACATGATGCACCGCAACCTGGACCGTCGCGTGGAGGCCTTGGTGCAGTTGGCCAGCAAGGAAGATACCGCAACAGTCATGGACCTCATGAGCCGTTACGTGGATGACAATACTGCCAGCTGGCACTTGGACAACCAGGGCCATTGGACGCGGCATCACCAGGATGGGGACGGCAACCCGTTGCTGGACATGCAGTCTTGGCTCCTGGAATCCCGCTCGCGGCAGCGCGCATCGGCACGGCGGTAG